A single window of Silurus meridionalis isolate SWU-2019-XX chromosome 11, ASM1480568v1, whole genome shotgun sequence DNA harbors:
- the cxadr gene encoding coxsackievirus and adenovirus receptor homolog, translating into MELRVPLYTFICGFIFSVSVSGLQISSSGPASVEKASGETVSLDCAFTLSAQDSGPLDIEWTIQPSDNQKVEQVVILYSGDRAYEDYYPPLKGRVHFNSPDPKNGDASITLMGLVASDTGTYQCKVKKVPGIGSKKVLLTVMVRPSKPRCSIEGPPYEGNEVVLKCKSTDGTSPIEYTWEKTSDTKLLPANAILDGSAGTVKIRNATMAMSGSYLCTAKNRVGDEQCVLDLRITASPNTAGVIAGSVIGVLLFLLLLALLLFCCCRARQKKKYEKEISYEIREDVPAPKSRISTARSFTSVGSQRSSLGSMSPSNLHEYTKSQYNKIPSDEYEAPPSHVPDPPHSITPVIPPSRVTGPNLSRMGAVPVMTPVQNRDGSIV; encoded by the exons tatcaGTGAGTGGGCTGCAGATATCATCCTCAGGCCCAGCGTCTGTGGAGAAGGCGAGTGGTGAGACTGTGTCTCTGGACTGTGCCTTCACTCTCTCAGCGCAGGATAGTGGACCTCTGGACATCGAGTGGACCATTCAACCCTCTGACAACCAGAAAGTGGAGcaagtg GTGATCCTGTACTCTGGGGACAGGGCATATGAAGATTATTACCCCCCTCTAAAGGGCAGAGTGCATTTTAACTCCCCCGACCCAAAGAATGGTGACGCCTCCATTACACTCATGGGTCTGGTTGCCTCTGACACCGGCACTTATCAGTGTAAAGTCAAGAAAGTACCAGGCATCGGAAGTAAGAAGGTCCTGCTCACTGTCATGG tTCGTCCCTCAAAGCCACGATGTTCTATTGAAGGTCCTCCATATGAGGGGAATGAAGTGGTTCTCAAGTGTAAGTCCACTGATGGGACGAGTCCAATTGAGTACACTTGGGAGAAAACCAGCGACACCAAACTGCTGCCTGCGAATGCAATACTGG atggCTCTGCAGGGACAGTGAAGATCCGTAATGCGACGATGGCGATGTCAGGGAGTTACCTCTGTACTGCAAAAAACCGAGTCGGGGATGAACAGTGTGTGTTGGACCTCAGAATCACAGCAT cccCGAACACAGCCGGTGTGATCGCCGGGTCAGTAATCGGTGTGCTGTTGTTTCTACTCCTTTTGGCTCTGCTTTTGTTCTGCTGCTGTCGTGCTCGTCAGAAAAAGAAGTATGAGAAGGAGATTTCCTATGAGATCAG AGAGGATGTTCCTGCCCCAAAGAGCCGTATATCCACTGCCCGCAGTTTCACCAGTGTGGGGAGTCAGCGCTCATCTCTGGGCTCCATGTCTCCCTCTAACCTGCACGAATACACCAAGTCCCAGTACAACAAGATTCCATCTGACGAGTACGAGGCTCCACCCAGCCATGTCCCGGATCCTCCACACAGCATCACGCCAGTCATCCCCCCCAGCAGGGTCACCGGCCCCAACCTCAGCCGCATGGGGGCAGTTCCGGTCATGACGCCGGTGCAGAACCGTGACGGATCTATTGTGTAG